From Nitrospinota bacterium:
CCTGGTTTTTCTCCCTGGAGCTGTTCCTCCCCTCTCACGCAAAATAAAATTGTCTGCTGAAAATCATATTTTCTAAGGCGTTCTTTTTTTAACAAATCATCCCCCCTGCCCTTGCCAATGGCAAAAATTTTAAAATTCTCTTTTCTCCTTGCCGGTCTAGGGTTTTTCATATGGTCCTTGAAGTTCGTTGATGTGTCCCAGGTGTTGAAAATGCTTGCGGACGTAGGCTTCGGCTTTGTCCTTATCATGGGGGTCTATGCTCTGGTCACCTATATAGATACCATTGCCTGGCGCTATGCCTTTCATCCTGAGCAAGCCTGCCGTTTGAATTTGTTGCCATTATGGCGGATTCGGCAAATCGGCGAATCCTACAACATCATAACCCCCCTCGGAACAGTGGGAGGAGAACCTGTCAAGGCTCAGCTCTTAAAAGATTTTTACCAGTTTACGTTTAAACAGGGGCTGGCTTCCCTGGTCCTCAGCCGAACAACCTTCTTGACCGCCCTCATCATATTTTTCATCCCTGGGATTTATCTGATTTTAAACTCTCAAATCGTTACGGGAGAGTTCAAAACCATCAGCCTCGTCGGAATGGTCGTGTTCACTACCCTGATTTTCTTGTTTTTTTTGTTTCAGGTTACAGGAATGTTAGGGGTCCTTGCTTCCTGGGTGGGCCGGCTGTTTCCAAAGCACAAGGAACATAGTTTCCTGAATCACTTGCAGGTATTGAACACATTGATGTCGGCGTATTACAAAGAGTATCAGGGGAGAATCGCGCTCTCCATTTTTTATGCGCTCGTCGGCTGGGTGGTGGGTTTGGGGGAATTGTATCTGGCCTTACATTATCTTGGCTATGATCCAAGTTTTCAGGAGTTGTGGGTCATCGAAGCCTTGATCCAACTAGTCCGGGTCGGGTCATTTTTCATTCCCATGAGTCTGGGAGCCCAGGAGGGAGGACTGATCCTCATCTTTGTTGCTATGGGTTTGACGCCGGACTTAGGGTTGGCCGTGTCCTTCGTGCGC
This genomic window contains:
- a CDS encoding lysylphosphatidylglycerol synthase transmembrane domain-containing protein codes for the protein MAKILKFSFLLAGLGFFIWSLKFVDVSQVLKMLADVGFGFVLIMGVYALVTYIDTIAWRYAFHPEQACRLNLLPLWRIRQIGESYNIITPLGTVGGEPVKAQLLKDFYQFTFKQGLASLVLSRTTFLTALIIFFIPGIYLILNSQIVTGEFKTISLVGMVVFTTLIFLFFLFQVTGMLGVLASWVGRLFPKHKEHSFLNHLQVLNTLMSAYYKEYQGRIALSIFYALVGWVVGLGELYLALHYLGYDPSFQELWVIEALIQLVRVGSFFIPMSLGAQEGGLILIFVAMGLTPDLGLAVSFVRRIKEIIWVSAGLLLGWTLAFKPPKVQPEI